The sequence CCGGGATGCACATATTTTTAATTTTATATTTAAAGGTCATGAGCTTTCAGGATTCATAGACTTTGAAATTACAGAAGTTAATGTAAGAATATTGGATCTCTGTTATTGTTGTACCAGTGTTTTGAATGAAGTATTTTCAGATCTCTCAGCAAGGGAAGACTGGTTTAGATTTGTTAAAGAAATTTTACATCAATACAATCAAATAAACCCGTTAACCGATTATGAAAAGAATTCAGTCTGGCATGTCATGTTGTGTATACAACTTATATTCATGGCTTACTTTTCGAATAATAGACTTCTATATGAAAGTAATAAAGCGATGTTTATGTGGATTTACGAAAATAAGGAAAGATTAGCGGGTGATGTATTTCTATTAAAATAAGAGTATTTTTATATTTTTTAAGGAGGAAGAATGATGGAATTTAAAACACCGCAAATTAACCTTTACGTTGAAAATTTGGAAGTATCGAGGGAATTTTATGAAAGGCTTGGATTCAAATTAACTTTTACAGCAGAAATTGGCGGTAAAGCAGTACATCATGAATTTTTACTGGATGGTTTTAATTTAGGTATTGCCCTTAAAGAATCTGTAAGAGATGTTCATGGCATTACTCCTGGGAAGAATTCAGGGTGTGAAATTGTATTATGGACAGAAGATACGGATTCAGCGGTTCAATTTTTATTAGAAAATGGTGCCACATTATTATCTAAACCGCATCATTTTTTAGATGATAGATTGAGGTCTGCTTGGGTACAGGATCCTGATGGAAACCCGATTCAAATAGTATGTAAGAGAGGTTAGTAACCATTTGTCTGGCTTAACTTAGACTACGATTCCGAAGGAAGAATTAAAAACAAAAGCTCTCAAGAGTTCTTGTTCTCTTGAGAGCTTTTTCTTGTTGGGTTTGTTTACCATAAGTGCGCGACGTGAAAGGTAACCCTCGTTTCTTTACCTCCAGCTTTTCAATTTTGCAATTTCCAGCTTGGTTAGTTTAATCGTCTGATTGTAAAATCTGATCAAAAACTCAAGTTCTTCAATTGTATACATTTCAAGCAATTTTTCGAAAGCTTCTCCCATAGAATGGTACACTTTGTTAGTGGACGAAAGCTTTTCTTGATTAAACGTAACTATGACTTTTCGCCGGTCCTTAATATCGGGTGTGCGTTTTACGAAATTTCCTTGTTCCAGGCGGTCAATTACATTTGAAACCGCACCGGTAGTGAGGTTTAATCGTTCTGCAAGTTGTCCTGCTGTCAGAGGACCTTCTTGCAGAAGAGTCGATATTGTCTTCAGGTCAGTGATTCCTAAGCAAAGCTTTGCCGCAGCGGCTTGGTGAAAAAG comes from Bacillus oleivorans and encodes:
- a CDS encoding VOC family protein, whose translation is MEFKTPQINLYVENLEVSREFYERLGFKLTFTAEIGGKAVHHEFLLDGFNLGIALKESVRDVHGITPGKNSGCEIVLWTEDTDSAVQFLLENGATLLSKPHHFLDDRLRSAWVQDPDGNPIQIVCKRG
- a CDS encoding MarR family winged helix-turn-helix transcriptional regulator: MNNSEKRRDLIYQIQSLAQTLSTETALFHQAAAAKLCLGITDLKTISTLLQEGPLTAGQLAERLNLTTGAVSNVIDRLEQGNFVKRTPDIKDRRKVIVTFNQEKLSSTNKVYHSMGEAFEKLLEMYTIEELEFLIRFYNQTIKLTKLEIAKLKSWR